From a region of the Coprococcus comes ATCC 27758 genome:
- a CDS encoding Hsp20/alpha crystallin family protein: protein MLMPSIFNDNLFDDFFDFPFYDDKADRKIQRKLYGHHAGNLMKTDIKEKKDGYELEIDLPGFKKDEVTAELNDGYLTVSAAKGLDQDEQEKETGKYIRRERYAGACQRSYYVGEDITEEDIKAEFKHGILKLFVPKKEVKPAVEEKKYISIEG, encoded by the coding sequence ATGTTAATGCCTAGTATTTTTAATGATAACTTATTTGATGATTTCTTTGATTTTCCATTTTATGATGATAAAGCAGATCGTAAGATCCAAAGAAAACTGTATGGACATCATGCAGGCAATCTGATGAAGACAGATATCAAAGAGAAAAAAGATGGATACGAACTGGAGATTGATCTTCCGGGATTCAAGAAAGATGAAGTTACAGCAGAACTGAATGACGGATATCTGACAGTCAGCGCTGCCAAAGGACTGGATCAGGATGAGCAGGAGAAAGAAACTGGTAAGTACATCCGTCGTGAACGTTACGCAGGAGCCTGCCAGAGAAGTTATTATGTAGGTGAAGATATCACGGAAGAAGATATCAAGGCTGAGTTTAAGCATGGTATCCTGAAACTCTTTGTCCCGAAGAAAGAAGTAAAACCGGCAGTAGAAGAGAAGAAATATATCAGTATCGAAGGATAA
- a CDS encoding Hsp20/alpha crystallin family protein has protein sequence MLMPSIFGENLLDDFFGEPFGGYDYSESGLMTTDVKDTDKGYEVTMNMPGVKKEDVKAELKDGYLTVSAETNTKKDEKAEDGKYIRRERYSGSCSRSFYVGDGVKQEDIKAKFEDGTLKLFVPKEAAKPAVEQKKYISIEG, from the coding sequence ATGTTAATGCCTAGTATTTTTGGAGAGAACTTATTGGATGATTTCTTTGGAGAACCATTTGGAGGATATGATTACAGTGAATCCGGACTTATGACAACGGATGTAAAAGATACCGATAAAGGCTATGAAGTAACGATGAACATGCCTGGAGTTAAAAAAGAAGATGTAAAAGCAGAACTGAAAGATGGTTATCTGACAGTCAGTGCTGAGACGAACACGAAGAAAGATGAAAAAGCTGAAGATGGCAAGTACATCCGCCGTGAACGTTACAGTGGATCCTGCAGCAGAAGCTTTTATGTAGGCGACGGTGTCAAACAGGAAGACATCAAAGCCAAATTTGAAGACGGTACATTGAAACTGTTCGTACCGAAAGAAGCAGCAAAACCTGCTGTAGAACAGAAGAAATACATTTCCATTGAGGGATAA
- a CDS encoding VOC family protein — protein MDLKTYTTGIQHIGIPTNDIEKTIAFYQKLGFEIALQTVNEEADEKVAFLELETLVIETYENKAAKMESGAIDHVAINVKDIEEVYRYIEAEKMNTTKDTIHFLPFWDNGVRFFTIEGPNKEKVEFSQYL, from the coding sequence ATGGATTTGAAAACATATACAACAGGGATTCAGCATATCGGGATTCCGACAAATGATATTGAAAAAACAATTGCTTTTTATCAGAAACTGGGATTTGAGATTGCACTTCAGACGGTGAATGAAGAAGCAGACGAAAAGGTTGCATTTCTGGAACTGGAAACGCTTGTGATCGAGACTTATGAAAATAAGGCTGCAAAGATGGAGAGCGGAGCAATTGATCATGTGGCGATCAATGTGAAAGATATCGAAGAAGTGTATCGGTATATTGAAGCCGAAAAAATGAACACAACGAAGGATACCATTCATTTCCTTCCGTTCTGGGATAACGGCGTGCGTTTCTTTACGATTGAAGGACCGAATAAGGAGAAGGTAGAGTTCAGTCAGTATTTATAA
- a CDS encoding PfkB family carbohydrate kinase gives MIAKVILGTMTNARKLVSIAERISCDVELCSGRYVVNAKSMLGVLSMPEFEYGELHIHTDEENECNQVLERLLEEGLLADTNDAAKRSLYDITTFGEILIDFTWQGVNEDGQTLFAQNPGGAPANVAVAVAKLGGHTAFIGKAGKDMHGEFLKSVLEKENVETEGMLLDEKYFTTLAFVNIDENGERTFSFARKPGADTRMEKEEIDVDILDKTHIFHVGSLSLTEQPARDTTHYAIRRAKEKGSIISYDPNYRASLWKDEETAKKQMRSLVPYVDIMKISDEETKLLTDKESPEEATEILFRKGVKIVAVTLGSDGAYLYCKEGGVHIPGFVSKAVASLCVERKGAIPAMPELAQVEERMGR, from the coding sequence ATGATTGCGAAAGTAATATTGGGAACCATGACAAATGCACGGAAACTGGTTAGCATTGCAGAGCGGATTTCCTGTGACGTAGAGCTTTGCAGTGGCAGATATGTGGTCAATGCGAAATCCATGCTCGGTGTTTTAAGTATGCCTGAATTTGAATACGGAGAACTGCATATCCACACGGACGAAGAAAATGAATGCAACCAGGTTCTGGAGAGACTGCTTGAAGAAGGACTTCTTGCAGATACCAATGATGCGGCAAAACGGTCGCTTTACGACATTACAACATTTGGTGAGATCCTGATCGATTTTACCTGGCAGGGAGTAAATGAAGACGGGCAGACACTATTTGCCCAGAATCCGGGTGGCGCTCCTGCAAATGTTGCAGTTGCGGTGGCAAAACTTGGTGGACATACCGCTTTTATCGGGAAGGCAGGAAAGGATATGCATGGAGAGTTTTTGAAATCTGTGCTGGAAAAAGAAAACGTGGAAACGGAAGGAATGCTTCTGGATGAAAAATATTTTACGACTCTTGCGTTTGTAAATATTGATGAGAATGGAGAGAGAACATTTTCTTTTGCAAGAAAACCGGGAGCAGATACCAGAATGGAAAAAGAAGAAATCGATGTTGATATTCTGGATAAGACACATATTTTCCATGTCGGTTCTCTGTCACTTACGGAACAGCCGGCAAGAGATACCACACATTATGCGATCCGGCGCGCAAAAGAAAAAGGAAGTATTATCTCGTATGATCCGAATTACAGAGCCTCTTTATGGAAGGATGAGGAGACTGCAAAGAAACAGATGAGAAGTCTGGTTCCTTACGTGGATATCATGAAAATTTCAGATGAAGAAACGAAGCTTCTGACAGACAAAGAAAGTCCGGAAGAAGCGACAGAAATTTTATTTCGGAAGGGTGTCAAGATCGTTGCAGTCACGCTGGGAAGCGATGGAGCATATCTGTACTGCAAAGAAGGCGGTGTACATATTCCGGGATTTGTGAGCAAAGCGGTGGCAAGCCTTTGTGTAGAGAGGAAAGGCGCGATCCCTGCAATGCCGGAACTTGCACAGGTTGAAGAAAGGATGGGACGTTAA
- a CDS encoding mannitol dehydrogenase family protein translates to MKLTIEGIKDRAAWEKAGIALPGYDVEKISEKAKEEPGWVHFGIGNIFRIFIGGIADGLLEEGVLDRGITCVETFDYDVVDKIYDPYDNLGLSVILHGDGTREYKVLGSLAEAVKAQSSDLAQWNRLKEIFTSKSLQMVSFTITEKGYALQKADGTWFPFVEADIKNGPDKATGAMAVLVAMLYERFKAGRYPIALVSMDNCSKNGAKLRESVLTMAEEWKKQGFVDDDFITYVSDEKVVAFPWTMIDKITPRPSEQIADDLEALGVEKMQPVITGKKTYIAPFVNAEKPQYLVIEDSFPNGRPALEKGFGVYMADRNTVNLSERMKVTVCLNPVHSATGPLGVVLGYDLFAHMLNTNEDMMKMARMVAYDEGLPVVADPGILSPQAFVDELFNDRFPNEYLGDTNLRLAVDVSQMVGIRFGETVKAYVAKYGDASKLTAIPLGIAGWLRYMLAVDDEGNKFELAPDPMNEEIGEQLGDIVVGKPETLKDQLKPILSNERLFFTDLYKDGVGEKIEEMFREMIAGPGAVKATIHKYVH, encoded by the coding sequence ATGAAGTTAACAATCGAAGGAATCAAAGACCGTGCGGCATGGGAGAAGGCAGGAATTGCACTTCCGGGATATGATGTGGAGAAGATATCTGAAAAAGCAAAAGAAGAACCGGGATGGGTTCATTTTGGAATCGGTAATATTTTCCGTATTTTTATCGGTGGAATTGCAGACGGACTTCTGGAAGAAGGTGTACTGGACAGAGGAATCACCTGTGTAGAGACATTTGACTATGACGTAGTAGATAAAATTTATGATCCATATGACAATCTGGGACTGAGCGTAATTCTGCATGGGGACGGAACACGTGAATATAAAGTACTCGGATCCCTTGCAGAAGCAGTAAAAGCACAGTCTTCTGATTTGGCACAGTGGAACCGCCTGAAAGAGATCTTTACAAGCAAATCTCTTCAGATGGTATCCTTTACAATTACCGAAAAAGGATATGCTCTGCAGAAAGCAGACGGAACCTGGTTTCCATTCGTGGAAGCGGACATTAAGAACGGACCGGACAAAGCGACAGGAGCCATGGCAGTACTGGTAGCAATGCTTTATGAAAGATTCAAAGCAGGAAGATATCCAATTGCACTGGTATCTATGGATAACTGTTCCAAGAATGGTGCAAAACTCCGTGAATCTGTTCTTACAATGGCAGAAGAGTGGAAGAAGCAGGGATTTGTAGATGATGATTTCATTACATATGTAAGTGATGAAAAAGTCGTTGCCTTCCCATGGACCATGATCGACAAGATCACTCCACGTCCGAGCGAACAGATTGCAGATGATCTTGAAGCTCTCGGTGTGGAAAAAATGCAGCCGGTCATCACTGGAAAGAAGACTTACATTGCTCCATTTGTAAATGCAGAAAAACCGCAATATTTGGTCATTGAAGACAGTTTTCCGAACGGACGCCCGGCACTGGAAAAAGGATTTGGAGTTTATATGGCGGACAGAAATACAGTAAATCTTTCGGAACGAATGAAAGTAACGGTATGCTTAAATCCGGTTCATTCAGCCACAGGTCCGCTTGGTGTCGTACTTGGATATGATCTGTTCGCACATATGCTTAATACCAATGAAGATATGATGAAGATGGCAAGAATGGTTGCTTATGACGAAGGACTTCCGGTAGTGGCAGATCCTGGAATCCTTTCTCCACAGGCATTTGTGGATGAACTTTTTAATGACCGTTTTCCGAATGAATATCTGGGAGATACAAATCTCCGTCTTGCAGTTGATGTGTCACAGATGGTTGGTATCCGTTTTGGCGAGACGGTAAAAGCTTATGTGGCAAAATACGGAGATGCATCAAAACTGACAGCAATTCCGCTTGGTATTGCAGGCTGGCTCAGATATATGCTGGCAGTTGATGATGAAGGAAACAAATTCGAACTGGCACCGGATCCGATGAATGAAGAAATCGGAGAACAGCTTGGTGACATCGTAGTTGGAAAGCCGGAGACATTGAAAGACCAGCTGAAACCGATCCTGTCCAATGAACGTCTGTTCTTTACCGATCTTTACAAAGATGGTGTCGGTGAAAAGATTGAAGAAATGTTTCGTGAAATGATCGCAGGACCAGGTGCTGTAAAAGCAACGATCCACAAATATGTTCACTAA
- a CDS encoding ROK family protein has translation MKEKGMTTITLKKINREKVYQYIYQQKETSKLQIVQDLQMGLSTVSQNLNELENDGLISRNGYFESTGGRKAQIIKIVEDFRISIGLGILKDMFHIVAVNLYGDAVATETIELPYENSDAYYTALAANVELFIQKNHYAPEKIEGISIATQGVISPDGNVVTYGDIMGNANMQLSDFSSRLPYPCHLEHDSKAAADLELWNHPQFDSALIFLLNPNLGGAIITGHEVHQGDHMRSGLIEHICIDPNGPKCYCGNHGCLETYCSANALKAASGMPVKEFFYLLHQTHALNLTQIWRDYLDHLAFAIRNLNLVIDSPVIISGYLAPYFQEADMQYLLSKINESSLFQMDESQLLVGNHGQYTPAIGAALYYIKEFLTPAVS, from the coding sequence ATGAAAGAAAAAGGAATGACCACGATTACCCTGAAAAAAATCAATCGGGAAAAAGTGTACCAATATATTTATCAGCAAAAAGAAACATCCAAACTCCAGATCGTTCAGGATCTGCAGATGGGACTTTCTACTGTCAGCCAGAATTTAAATGAGCTGGAAAATGACGGTCTGATCAGCCGGAATGGATATTTTGAATCAACCGGCGGACGAAAGGCCCAGATTATAAAAATTGTTGAAGATTTCCGTATTTCGATCGGACTTGGGATTTTAAAAGATATGTTTCATATTGTAGCCGTGAATTTATATGGAGATGCAGTTGCAACAGAGACAATTGAACTCCCATATGAGAACAGCGATGCTTACTACACTGCCCTTGCTGCAAATGTAGAGCTCTTTATCCAGAAGAATCATTACGCTCCTGAAAAAATTGAGGGAATTTCGATTGCCACACAGGGCGTCATCTCCCCGGACGGAAATGTTGTTACTTACGGCGATATCATGGGAAATGCAAACATGCAGCTGTCTGATTTTTCTTCCAGACTTCCGTATCCATGTCATCTGGAACACGATTCAAAAGCCGCTGCAGATCTGGAACTCTGGAATCATCCACAATTTGACAGTGCCCTGATTTTTCTTCTGAATCCTAACCTTGGCGGTGCGATCATCACCGGACATGAAGTTCACCAGGGCGATCATATGCGTAGTGGTCTGATTGAACACATCTGCATTGATCCAAATGGTCCGAAATGTTATTGCGGCAATCACGGGTGTCTGGAAACTTACTGTTCTGCAAATGCCCTGAAAGCAGCTTCCGGTATGCCGGTCAAAGAATTTTTTTACCTCCTGCATCAGACACATGCTCTGAATCTCACACAAATCTGGAGAGACTATCTTGACCACCTTGCCTTTGCAATCCGTAACCTGAATCTTGTGATCGACAGTCCGGTGATCATCAGCGGATATCTTGCACCATATTTTCAGGAAGCAGATATGCAGTATCTTTTAAGCAAGATCAATGAAAGTTCCCTTTTCCAGATGGACGAAAGCCAGCTTCTGGTGGGAAATCATGGACAGTATACTCCTGCGATTGGTGCGGCACTTTATTATATTAAAGAGTTTCTGACGCCGGCTGTGTCGTAA
- a CDS encoding nitroreductase family protein: MADLFHRVSIRKYQDRPVEREKIVEILRAAMAAPSAKNQQPWEFYVITKKDTLEKLSKASPYAGMTANAPVAIISAYRKDCDVPCYADIDMSIAMENLWLKTDEIGLGGVWLGIAPIEERMKEVEEIVGIPEDQRAFAIFPLGYPAEERAQQDRFDESRIHFDA; the protein is encoded by the coding sequence ATGGCAGATTTATTTCATCGCGTAAGTATCAGAAAATATCAGGACAGACCAGTGGAGAGGGAAAAGATTGTGGAAATCCTTCGCGCGGCAATGGCAGCACCGTCTGCAAAGAACCAGCAGCCGTGGGAATTCTATGTAATTACCAAAAAAGATACACTGGAGAAATTATCAAAGGCAAGTCCGTATGCAGGGATGACGGCGAATGCACCGGTGGCAATCATATCTGCATATCGGAAAGATTGTGATGTCCCATGTTATGCGGACATCGATATGAGTATTGCAATGGAGAACTTATGGCTTAAGACAGATGAAATCGGACTTGGCGGAGTCTGGCTTGGAATTGCTCCGATCGAAGAGCGGATGAAGGAAGTGGAAGAGATCGTTGGGATTCCGGAAGATCAGAGAGCATTCGCAATCTTTCCACTTGGATATCCGGCGGAGGAAAGAGCGCAGCAGGACCGGTTTGATGAGAGCAGGATTCATTTTGATGCGTAG
- a CDS encoding LysR family transcriptional regulator yields the protein MESARCKAFMYAADTGSFTKAAERLNYTPSGVSQLVGALENETGLTLLRRTRKGVTLTPDGEILLPAVREFLEKENRIYELAAEVKGLLVGSVTIAAYSSISTHWLPEVIRDFEQDYPQIEIRLMEGIRQEVTRWLDEKKADIGFLSYQEPMPYEWTPLDYDEMLAVLPKDHPYASKESYPLINCETDSFIMPALGRDDDVVSLFERNGIKLNIHFTTLENFATMAMIEKGLGMSVMNNLITEKWNCDVVKIPVDPPSRITLGLAVPSYKQASPAVKRFIKYAVERLKKIE from the coding sequence GTGGAAAGTGCCAGATGTAAAGCTTTTATGTATGCTGCAGATACTGGGAGCTTTACAAAAGCAGCAGAGAGATTAAATTATACACCGTCAGGAGTCAGTCAGCTTGTTGGAGCTTTGGAGAACGAAACAGGTCTTACCTTACTCAGACGAACGAGGAAAGGGGTTACCCTAACACCGGATGGGGAAATTCTTTTGCCTGCAGTCAGAGAATTTCTTGAAAAAGAAAATCGAATCTATGAGCTCGCAGCAGAAGTAAAGGGACTTCTTGTAGGCAGTGTGACGATTGCAGCATATTCCAGTATTTCTACGCACTGGCTTCCGGAGGTGATCCGGGACTTTGAACAGGATTATCCGCAGATTGAGATCCGGCTTATGGAGGGAATCCGGCAGGAAGTGACAAGATGGCTGGATGAAAAAAAGGCGGATATCGGATTTTTAAGTTATCAGGAGCCAATGCCGTATGAGTGGACACCACTGGACTATGATGAAATGCTGGCAGTTTTGCCAAAAGATCATCCGTATGCATCAAAAGAAAGTTATCCGTTAATCAATTGTGAGACCGATTCGTTTATTATGCCGGCACTTGGACGGGATGATGATGTGGTTTCGCTGTTTGAGCGAAATGGAATCAAACTGAATATTCATTTTACAACTCTGGAAAATTTTGCGACAATGGCAATGATTGAAAAGGGACTTGGAATGAGTGTGATGAACAATCTGATCACGGAAAAGTGGAATTGTGATGTAGTGAAGATTCCGGTAGATCCACCATCAAGGATCACACTTGGACTTGCAGTTCCGTCGTATAAACAGGCATCACCAGCGGTAAAAAGATTTATCAAATATGCGGTTGAGAGACTGAAAAAGATAGAATAG
- a CDS encoding GNAT family N-acetyltransferase, with the protein MNIQIRAYQSKDAASAAQIWNEVVTDGNAFPQDTEMTANVANLFFQEQTYTGIAENADTHEILGLYILHPNNVGRCGHICNASYAVRKNIRGLHIGEKLVLDCLQKAKENQFRILQFNAVVATNTPALHLYERIGFKKLGTIPGGFRMPDGTYEDIIPHYYLL; encoded by the coding sequence ATGAATATTCAAATCAGAGCTTATCAGAGTAAAGATGCTGCCTCTGCAGCACAGATATGGAATGAGGTTGTAACAGACGGAAATGCATTTCCACAGGATACCGAAATGACAGCTAACGTTGCCAACTTATTTTTTCAGGAACAGACTTATACCGGTATTGCAGAAAATGCGGACACTCACGAAATTCTTGGCCTTTATATCCTTCATCCTAATAATGTTGGAAGATGTGGGCACATCTGTAATGCCAGCTATGCTGTCCGTAAAAATATCCGTGGATTGCATATAGGTGAAAAACTGGTTCTTGATTGTCTGCAGAAAGCAAAAGAAAACCAGTTCCGCATTCTGCAGTTTAATGCGGTTGTTGCTACCAACACCCCAGCATTACATCTTTATGAACGAATTGGATTCAAAAAACTCGGCACAATACCCGGCGGTTTCCGGATGCCGGATGGAACTTATGAAGACATCATTCCACATTACTATCTTCTCTAA
- a CDS encoding MalY/PatB family protein — protein sequence MANKFHDFDEPINRIGTDSFKWDYEGENGKYIPLGVADTDFKAPEEAIAAVRKRTEFGVYAYGALPQERFAASICNWYKKRYGLTVDPETIRHSQGLMTGALWMILNAYTRPGDKVLIQAPVYHTFSIVIKGAGRFVESNDLVLEDGRYEMNFEDLEKKVADPRVRIMLICNPHNPVGRVWTKEELIKVAEICKKNNTILVGDEIHGDIVYGEHKHTPLFSLSDDLTDNIVVMGSPSKTFNLACFYSAYVVIKNKALRDQYNVVYDDFHFDYNYLGIEALMACYNECDYYVDQQNEYFWKNIGVVRDFLAENMPEVKMIEPEGTYLLWIDFSAWNMEQDDLMNAFAEAGVRLNSGTNYGECGKGYVRLNVATQTAVLKKGLECIKVARDSHMA from the coding sequence ATGGCAAACAAATTTCATGATTTTGATGAACCGATCAATCGTATTGGAACAGATTCTTTCAAATGGGATTATGAAGGAGAAAATGGAAAGTATATTCCGCTTGGAGTAGCAGATACAGACTTCAAAGCACCGGAAGAAGCAATTGCAGCAGTTCGTAAACGTACAGAATTTGGTGTGTATGCATATGGTGCACTGCCACAGGAAAGATTTGCAGCATCAATCTGTAACTGGTATAAAAAGAGATATGGTCTTACTGTTGACCCGGAAACAATCCGTCATTCACAGGGACTAATGACAGGTGCTTTATGGATGATCCTGAATGCATATACCCGTCCGGGCGATAAAGTGCTGATCCAGGCTCCGGTTTACCATACATTCAGCATCGTAATCAAAGGTGCAGGACGTTTTGTTGAAAGCAATGATCTGGTACTCGAAGATGGCCGTTATGAGATGAATTTTGAAGATCTTGAGAAGAAAGTAGCAGATCCAAGAGTAAGAATCATGCTGATCTGTAACCCACACAATCCGGTAGGACGTGTATGGACAAAAGAAGAACTTATCAAAGTTGCAGAAATCTGTAAGAAAAACAATACAATTCTTGTTGGTGATGAGATTCACGGAGATATTGTATACGGAGAACACAAACATACTCCATTATTCTCACTTTCAGATGACCTTACAGACAATATCGTTGTAATGGGATCACCAAGTAAGACATTCAATCTTGCATGCTTCTATTCTGCATATGTTGTAATCAAGAATAAAGCGCTTCGCGACCAGTACAATGTGGTATATGATGATTTCCACTTTGACTATAACTATCTTGGAATCGAAGCACTTATGGCATGCTACAACGAGTGCGATTACTATGTAGACCAGCAGAATGAATATTTCTGGAAGAATATCGGTGTAGTAAGAGATTTCCTTGCGGAGAATATGCCGGAAGTTAAGATGATTGAACCAGAAGGAACTTACCTGCTGTGGATTGATTTCAGTGCATGGAATATGGAACAGGATGATCTGATGAATGCATTTGCAGAAGCAGGTGTTCGTTTGAACAGTGGAACAAACTATGGTGAATGCGGAAAAGGATATGTTCGTCTGAATGTGGCAACACAGACCGCAGTATTAAAGAAAGGTCTGGAGTGCATTAAAGTAGCACGTGACAGCCATATGGCATAA
- a CDS encoding thioredoxin family protein — protein sequence MNIKVIGSGCENCDKTNAVVKECLEELGMDTEIERVTDLVEIVKLGVMTAPSVMIDGKLVVAGQVPSKKQMMKILKK from the coding sequence ATGAATATAAAAGTAATTGGAAGCGGCTGTGAGAACTGTGATAAGACAAATGCGGTTGTGAAGGAGTGTCTTGAAGAGCTCGGGATGGATACGGAAATCGAGAGAGTGACAGACCTGGTTGAGATCGTAAAGCTGGGAGTGATGACGGCTCCTTCGGTGATGATTGACGGGAAACTAGTTGTTGCAGGTCAGGTGCCATCAAAAAAACAGATGATGAAGATATTGAAAAAATGA
- a CDS encoding CobW family GTP-binding protein, translating into MSKIKLYFLTGFLGSGKTTILRNLLENMEGTKVGVIQNELGKISIDGTVLQNNDIQMVELNRGSIFCSCLRLSFVDALVQMSRKGLEYVFVESSGFGDPSNAEEILAATEVMAPDAYDFKGCICLVDCYNFLDQIGDSETIDRQLKHCNLAVLTKVDLVDSEQIEQVKDKVREINPVCPITESANGNIDRSFYDMDLMLYKWAECEDTTNSSKNKPKTFSMDFTGEIQKEKLEAFLAKIEPDVFRVKGFFKVEKEGWEKVDVVGKKRDYAPYEPQPKSQLVFISKIGIALIREIAAAWEECVGLPMKLNN; encoded by the coding sequence ATGAGTAAGATTAAATTGTATTTTTTGACGGGATTTCTGGGATCCGGCAAGACGACGATCCTCCGGAATCTTCTGGAAAATATGGAAGGAACAAAGGTTGGAGTGATCCAGAATGAACTGGGAAAGATCAGTATTGATGGAACCGTGCTTCAGAATAATGATATTCAGATGGTAGAACTGAACCGGGGATCGATTTTCTGCAGCTGTCTGAGATTATCCTTTGTGGATGCGCTGGTTCAGATGTCCAGAAAAGGTCTGGAATACGTGTTTGTAGAGAGCTCAGGGTTTGGAGATCCGTCCAATGCGGAAGAAATTCTTGCGGCGACGGAAGTGATGGCTCCGGATGCATATGATTTCAAAGGCTGTATCTGTCTGGTGGACTGCTATAATTTTCTGGATCAGATCGGGGATTCAGAGACAATTGATCGTCAGCTTAAACACTGCAATCTTGCGGTTCTGACAAAGGTTGATCTGGTGGACAGCGAGCAGATTGAACAGGTGAAAGACAAAGTGCGTGAAATTAATCCGGTATGCCCAATTACAGAGAGTGCCAATGGAAATATTGACCGTTCGTTTTATGATATGGATCTGATGCTGTATAAATGGGCAGAATGTGAGGATACTACGAATTCATCGAAAAATAAACCAAAAACATTTTCCATGGATTTTACAGGAGAGATCCAGAAGGAAAAGCTGGAAGCTTTCCTTGCAAAGATTGAACCGGATGTTTTCCGTGTAAAGGGATTCTTTAAAGTGGAAAAAGAAGGATGGGAAAAAGTTGATGTAGTCGGAAAGAAACGGGATTATGCGCCTTACGAACCACAGCCGAAGTCTCAGCTTGTATTTATTTCCAAAATCGGAATTGCACTGATCCGGGAGATCGCGGCGGCGTGGGAAGAGTGTGTGGGACTTCCTATGAAACTGAACAATTAA
- a CDS encoding ArsR/SmtB family transcription factor, translated as MQIDYEKYARIFKVMSDPKRLKIIDMLSEGELCACKILEEFHITQPTLSHDMKLMCDLGIVKARKEGKWMQYSLDIDVMNEVYKTVGRLMIPGDYAGLLNCNCNTEKEEK; from the coding sequence ATGCAGATAGACTATGAAAAATATGCCCGTATATTCAAAGTGATGTCGGATCCGAAACGCCTGAAGATCATCGACATGTTATCCGAAGGAGAATTATGTGCCTGTAAGATCCTGGAGGAATTTCACATCACACAGCCAACCTTATCACACGATATGAAGCTGATGTGCGATCTGGGAATCGTAAAGGCGCGCAAAGAAGGAAAATGGATGCAGTATTCTCTGGACATAGACGTAATGAATGAGGTTTACAAGACGGTTGGGCGGCTGATGATCCCGGGAGATTATGCAGGGCTTTTAAATTGCAATTGTAATACAGAAAAAGAAGAAAAATAA